One part of the Bdellovibrio bacteriovorus genome encodes these proteins:
- a CDS encoding Mrp/NBP35 family ATP-binding protein: MAAPNPFEKQTAIPGVKHIIAVSSGKGGVGKSTVATNLAMALGRKGGKVGLLDADIYGPSIPRMLGTLAQKPQINPDTNQLEPVVRYGIKLMSIGFLVEEGAAVVWRGPMLFKAMDQFLRDVNWGELDYLVVDLPPGTGDIQLTLAQKVPVSGAVMVSTPQNVALVDVKKAVDMFARVNVPLLGMVENMAYMINPANGEKMQLFPKGEIDSYAQSKGINKLGEIPFNPSVGLACEAGIPIVEANSNGAEAQAFMKIADEIRELLPV, encoded by the coding sequence ATGGCAGCCCCAAATCCTTTTGAAAAGCAGACCGCGATTCCCGGAGTGAAACATATTATCGCCGTAAGTTCCGGCAAGGGTGGCGTGGGTAAAAGTACTGTGGCAACGAATCTTGCCATGGCTTTGGGCAGAAAAGGCGGCAAAGTCGGCCTTTTGGATGCGGATATCTATGGTCCCAGCATTCCTCGCATGTTGGGTACGCTCGCGCAAAAACCTCAAATCAATCCGGACACCAATCAACTGGAGCCGGTGGTCCGCTACGGCATCAAACTGATGAGCATTGGCTTCCTGGTCGAGGAAGGTGCGGCAGTCGTTTGGCGTGGACCTATGTTGTTTAAAGCGATGGACCAATTCCTGCGCGACGTAAACTGGGGCGAGTTGGACTATCTGGTTGTGGACCTGCCTCCGGGCACAGGCGACATCCAACTGACCCTGGCCCAGAAAGTTCCAGTGTCTGGTGCAGTGATGGTTTCCACTCCACAGAACGTGGCGTTGGTGGACGTGAAAAAAGCCGTCGACATGTTTGCCCGTGTGAACGTGCCTTTGCTGGGCATGGTTGAAAACATGGCCTATATGATCAACCCGGCCAACGGCGAAAAAATGCAGTTGTTCCCGAAGGGCGAAATCGATTCCTACGCCCAATCCAAAGGCATCAACAAACTGGGTGAGATTCCTTTCAACCCGTCTGTGGGTCTGGCGTGCGAAGCCGGAATTCCAATCGTTGAAGCCAACAGCAACGGCGCCGAAGCGCAAGCCTTCATGAAAATCGCCGACGAAATTCGCGAATTGCTGCCGGTATAA
- a CDS encoding LysR family transcriptional regulator: MSEPNIYHLKYFSKAAELQSLAAAAKALNVSQPAISQAIRKLEDTLGCELLLHTKNRFKLTEEGRLLLEKSRGILAQLEDLKAELKGRSEIVTGSLSIATSSAVAHYLLPARLKDFMKAHGEVQPELHFGSVPEIAELVRSGKADFGIIIEENRLPGFEHRLLGEGGFTCVIRTGSQWPAAPRFLATQESPGWTELQKAWRRHTGTDARAALTVENWEVISQMSLLGMGVGFVPDFIAENQSGLKAAEEQNHWASKIRYKIYLIHLGEHQLAKPARLFVKSLGQQGF; the protein is encoded by the coding sequence ATGTCAGAACCCAATATTTATCATTTGAAGTATTTTTCAAAAGCTGCAGAGTTGCAAAGCCTGGCCGCTGCTGCCAAAGCCCTGAACGTCAGTCAGCCGGCCATCAGCCAGGCTATACGCAAGCTCGAGGACACTTTGGGATGTGAGCTTCTTCTGCACACCAAGAACCGCTTCAAACTGACCGAAGAAGGCCGCCTTTTGCTGGAAAAATCCCGGGGAATTCTTGCCCAGCTCGAGGATTTGAAAGCCGAACTCAAGGGTCGATCTGAAATTGTTACAGGCTCTTTGAGTATAGCGACCTCCAGCGCCGTGGCCCACTATCTGCTGCCCGCCCGCCTGAAAGACTTTATGAAGGCCCATGGCGAAGTTCAGCCCGAACTTCACTTTGGTTCCGTTCCCGAAATCGCCGAACTGGTTCGCAGTGGCAAAGCGGACTTCGGAATCATCATCGAAGAAAACCGTCTGCCGGGATTTGAACACCGCCTGCTGGGCGAGGGTGGGTTCACCTGTGTGATCCGCACGGGTTCACAATGGCCCGCAGCCCCACGCTTTTTGGCGACCCAGGAAAGCCCCGGATGGACCGAACTGCAAAAAGCCTGGCGTCGGCATACCGGGACGGATGCCCGTGCGGCTCTCACGGTTGAAAACTGGGAGGTTATCAGTCAGATGAGTCTTTTGGGGATGGGAGTGGGCTTTGTTCCGGACTTTATCGCTGAAAACCAAAGCGGCCTTAAAGCCGCCGAGGAACAAAACCACTGGGCCAGTAAGATCCGCTACAAGATTTATCTGATTCACCTAGGCGAGCACCAATTGGCAAAACCCGCCCGGCTTTTTGTGAAGTCCTTGGGACAACAAGGTTTCTAG
- a CDS encoding LysM peptidoglycan-binding domain-containing protein, protein MRRLLTLSLVLAFVSGCAHKDLGTKAGRTATNSEGDLKDIGSFRLSDPEGPKVVDQELESIPTEVNPLVEKWIAYFQGRGRPHMERYLARSTRYEKLMKKVLRDNGLPEDLFYIALIESGFSSRATSHASAVGYWQFIRGTGKRYGLDINAFVDERRDPVFATQAAAEYFKGLYSVFGSWYLAMASYNVGENRVKREVMNHYTRDFWELARKKRLPAETINYVPKFIAAKMIGKDPAKYGFDDIDYLPPIEFDHITVSQPVNLRQMAEKMNLNYEDFKALNPKFKGEVAILKGSDLILRIPPGTAEQSKVAATESFVSRVQFVADTGDTQTYRIRRGDTLSTVARRYRTTVAFLRDLNDLPRRKPLRVGMRIQVPDRTPLKDRSQSRSMVAKKSDAPKNTVTISSDGRYYIVQSGDSLFTIARKYATSVSELQRMNNIKRGRTLKVGMKLKVPTPGSSSAREVATEVAQSKKTKSKVHVVRRGENLSVIAAKYNVAVSDLTERNKIRNPASLVVGARIVIPSEVKQ, encoded by the coding sequence ATGAGGAGACTTTTAACATTGAGTTTGGTCCTGGCCTTTGTGTCAGGTTGTGCTCATAAGGATTTGGGCACGAAAGCTGGCAGAACAGCGACCAACAGTGAAGGGGATTTGAAGGACATTGGCTCGTTCCGTTTGTCTGACCCCGAAGGCCCCAAGGTGGTGGATCAGGAATTGGAATCCATCCCTACTGAAGTTAACCCCCTAGTTGAAAAATGGATTGCCTACTTCCAGGGTCGCGGTCGCCCGCACATGGAACGTTATCTGGCTCGTTCCACTCGTTACGAAAAACTGATGAAGAAGGTTTTGCGTGACAATGGACTTCCTGAAGATCTGTTTTACATCGCTTTGATCGAATCCGGATTCAGCTCGCGCGCGACCTCTCACGCTTCGGCGGTGGGGTACTGGCAGTTCATCCGTGGTACGGGCAAACGTTATGGTCTGGACATCAACGCCTTCGTGGATGAACGTCGTGACCCGGTCTTTGCAACTCAGGCTGCGGCCGAGTACTTCAAAGGTCTTTATAGCGTGTTTGGTTCTTGGTATCTGGCGATGGCTTCCTACAACGTGGGTGAAAATCGCGTGAAGCGTGAAGTGATGAATCACTACACCCGTGACTTCTGGGAGCTGGCTCGTAAAAAACGTCTGCCAGCAGAAACCATCAACTACGTGCCAAAATTCATCGCGGCTAAAATGATCGGTAAAGATCCGGCGAAGTACGGATTTGATGACATCGATTATCTTCCACCGATTGAGTTCGATCACATCACCGTTTCCCAGCCAGTGAACTTGCGTCAGATGGCCGAGAAAATGAACCTGAACTATGAGGACTTCAAAGCGTTGAATCCCAAGTTCAAGGGTGAAGTGGCGATCCTGAAAGGCAGCGACCTGATTCTGCGCATTCCTCCGGGCACCGCAGAACAGTCCAAAGTGGCTGCGACAGAAAGTTTTGTTTCCCGCGTGCAGTTCGTGGCAGACACTGGCGACACCCAGACCTACCGCATTCGTCGTGGCGACACTCTGAGTACGGTGGCTCGTCGCTATCGCACGACCGTGGCGTTCCTGCGTGATCTGAATGATCTTCCTCGCCGCAAACCGCTGAGAGTTGGCATGCGTATCCAGGTTCCGGATCGCACGCCGCTGAAGGATCGCTCCCAGTCTCGTTCTATGGTGGCAAAGAAGTCTGATGCTCCCAAGAACACGGTGACAATCAGCAGTGACGGTCGTTACTACATCGTTCAATCCGGGGACTCTTTGTTCACGATTGCGCGCAAGTATGCCACCAGCGTTTCTGAACTTCAGCGTATGAACAACATCAAGCGTGGTCGTACACTGAAAGTGGGCATGAAGCTGAAAGTTCCAACACCGGGCAGTTCTTCTGCTCGTGAAGTGGCTACAGAAGTTGCTCAAAGCAAAAAAACGAAATCTAAAGTTCACGTGGTTCGCAGAGGTGAAAACCTTTCTGTGATTGCCGCGAAGTACAATGTGGCTGTTTCTGACCTTACGGAGCGCAATAAAATCCGCAACCCGGCCTCCCTGGTTGTGGGCGCTCGCATTGTGATTCCGTCTGAAGTGAAGCAATAA
- a CDS encoding branched-chain amino acid aminotransferase, producing MTTITKNLTSTPKALPPSDQLGFGQHFSDHMFVAKYTEGKGWSEASVVPYGPLSLDPGASVFHYGQALFEGMKAFRKEDGEVVFFRPEFNYHRLAEGAARLCLEAPPMDLFMEGLHQVVAADERWIPKGPNTSLYIRPTLIGSEPFLGVRPSRETLFFILLSPVGSYYSEGTKPIKIWTEEKYLRAAPGGLGAVKAGANYASSLKAALEAKKKGYAQVLWLDVEHQGIEEVGTMNVFFVFDNEIVTPALNGSILSGGTRDAILQLLRSKNLPVVERRITIAEVVDRLAKGELKEAFGTGTAAVISPVGVLHYQGKDWTINNNENGPLSTQLYNEITAIQRGAQADTLNWLVPLKK from the coding sequence ATGACCACAATTACGAAGAATCTGACCAGCACTCCGAAAGCCCTTCCACCCTCTGATCAACTTGGATTCGGGCAGCACTTTTCTGACCACATGTTTGTGGCTAAATACACTGAAGGCAAGGGCTGGTCTGAAGCCAGCGTGGTTCCTTACGGACCGCTTTCTTTGGATCCCGGGGCTTCTGTGTTCCATTATGGCCAGGCTTTGTTTGAAGGCATGAAGGCCTTCCGCAAGGAAGACGGGGAAGTGGTTTTCTTCCGTCCTGAGTTCAATTATCACCGCTTGGCCGAAGGGGCGGCTCGTTTGTGCCTGGAAGCTCCGCCAATGGATCTTTTCATGGAAGGTTTGCACCAGGTGGTGGCGGCTGATGAGCGCTGGATCCCGAAAGGGCCGAACACGTCTTTGTATATCCGTCCGACCCTGATTGGGTCTGAGCCGTTCCTAGGGGTTCGTCCTTCCCGTGAAACGTTGTTCTTTATTCTGTTGTCTCCGGTGGGTTCTTATTATTCTGAAGGCACAAAACCAATCAAGATTTGGACCGAGGAAAAGTACCTCCGTGCAGCTCCAGGGGGCCTGGGCGCGGTGAAGGCCGGGGCGAACTATGCCTCCAGCCTGAAAGCCGCCTTGGAAGCCAAGAAAAAGGGCTATGCTCAAGTGCTGTGGCTGGATGTCGAACACCAGGGCATTGAAGAAGTTGGCACCATGAATGTGTTCTTCGTCTTTGATAATGAAATCGTAACTCCGGCATTGAATGGCAGCATTCTGTCCGGTGGGACCCGCGATGCGATCCTGCAGTTGTTGCGCTCCAAGAATCTGCCGGTGGTGGAAAGACGCATCACCATCGCGGAAGTGGTCGACCGCCTGGCAAAAGGTGAACTGAAGGAAGCCTTCGGCACGGGGACGGCGGCGGTTATTTCCCCAGTGGGTGTTTTGCACTATCAGGGGAAAGACTGGACCATCAATAACAACGAAAACGGTCCGTTGAGCACGCAGCTTTACAATGAGATCACGGCGATCCAGCGTGGCGCTCAAGCCGACACCCTGAACTGGCTTGTTCCTTTGAAAAAATAA
- a CDS encoding CUB domain-containing protein gives MKHLERLGSSGIILLLLPLLLAGCNITAKLQDLLSSDAGSAELKIADKEPYIIVNASNVSNKIISGSCANDEGSVQIKIESSHRGAATCLNHQWSWTYDFSALPDSNNLTLEAVEVLSSGETRIATAQILKDTVLPQLSNLDNLLIPAEPQPVTWSCLDPADLCQFRYLDSSSPAFVFITEAFAGANNTTLTTPGIRYLYLQAADKAQNLSTPLQVQVYVGSPRIFIGSLIKSTTLSGVEDLNILAPSSLPEMALFNNQTCTGAPSWVSTTNFIDDWNLDAGAQGGTAYVSVKFRTATLDESPCYHDSIQWPTYTAHTMCTNTTSSLSRGRIVDSGGLAGVYQNDELCTLDLTLTGPAKFYIDLFDTESGYDFVRIYDNGTEVFSESGVVAPMLVNTTSNTVRVEFESDGSVTDNGFDIRWEATGADPAPAPVMTLNGGDPIAVSATVSVALSAPSPMSQTYLTEDSTCSNGGSWATFAANTNWTFSDATSGPKKLYVKFRDAFNSETFCSAATVTLEVPEIFIDYPATEDQIGNSLEVGGYCSVPNKQVQLSGTLSATTTCTVDQEWYYTLDTSNLANSSTVNVTATLKDNDVNLASDSKTFTITRTLSIQSPANGAIIGPNTQFSGSCNVEGATINITSPVTTSATCSDGTWSSAINVPGADGASITFTAHLMQNSLVQETKTASYTLSTTPPTIQITGAPSGVSVLNSVSVNFGGASVSAFRYKFGNSADCSSSTGYIAEAAAPANRTLDLSALSNGNVTVCAIGKSSVNGLWQDFASATSVSWTKDSEVVASITSKNISINEGTTNNAVTFTLSGTKTYDVKVYYNYFGDQIYMVDHNLAPGFVTIPAGSLSASVSYDTFDNGLTENDRNLRIFISHTDQAAVRIGTTSLVYHLIKDDDAVFTTVTKIVSARYNQCAIYSDGRMFCWGDNYNGQLGVGHKNRVSTQVEPLAGFTVLDVSITDQYFCAITTAKKLKCWGYNYYGQLGNGNNTEQTSPADVDSGENYVQVSTGSQGACALTELGKVKCWGRNNSGSVGDGSTTDRNTPVLIDGTVTYTSIHRKSSTVCGITDTQVLKCWGGNGQQQIIPGSTSNVLSPTVVDSGTSYLSIAAGSTVCGVTTGQKLKCWGWNGNSVVGALTGTNPVVSPTTIDAATNYLSVSDESGYRCAITAANDLKCWGEVRGTVSSEQVTVLTTPTLVNDGIKYTQISMASYGACGISTDGQIVCMGDNYNNWFEPVPVFDMVPLDPNTTIAHYGVGSAGACAIKSNGQAVCVGSYAGSGYTVSTPAVVDNGSDFTGGKASPSNNGSCVINGSGRMMCAGANGFGAVGNESMDSSVQYMSVVAPSVSFAMTARETFYCGYGLSTAGKLYAWGAESNCPNRTPTMVDGATTYKTDSLAVASSLACAITTGDQIKCYGYDDGKGHLGGVSRTTPTVLDGATLYKSIAVSYAHICGLTSADKLKCWGANNRGKVGNGTTTNTSVPYTVDSTENFTKLSVGTDAVCAITSGQVLKCWGYWGDYTGNLTVTSPTVVNGSESYLDIQVGTNSALGLTTSGKLHYWPAARFDLAPLAIASSQSFTSIKGHGEGGLYCAMNSSGHLWCSKNRWDGNFVSTPRYMPYRRQ, from the coding sequence ATGAAACACCTGGAACGTCTCGGATCATCTGGCATTATCTTGCTTTTGCTACCGCTTTTACTGGCGGGATGCAATATCACTGCAAAACTTCAGGACCTGCTGAGCTCCGACGCAGGCTCGGCCGAACTTAAAATCGCCGACAAAGAACCCTATATCATTGTCAACGCCAGCAATGTCTCAAACAAAATCATCTCCGGCTCGTGCGCCAACGACGAAGGCTCTGTGCAAATCAAAATAGAATCCAGCCATCGGGGGGCTGCGACCTGCCTCAACCACCAATGGTCCTGGACCTATGATTTTTCTGCGCTGCCAGACTCAAACAATCTGACACTAGAGGCTGTCGAAGTTCTATCTTCCGGCGAAACCCGGATCGCAACCGCTCAGATTCTTAAAGACACAGTTCTGCCCCAACTTAGCAATCTCGACAATCTGCTAATTCCGGCCGAACCGCAGCCCGTGACATGGAGCTGCCTGGACCCCGCGGACCTTTGCCAATTTCGCTATCTTGACAGCAGTTCTCCGGCTTTCGTTTTTATCACAGAAGCTTTTGCCGGAGCCAATAATACAACTCTCACCACACCGGGTATTCGCTACCTTTACCTTCAAGCCGCCGATAAGGCCCAAAATCTTTCGACTCCGCTTCAAGTTCAGGTTTATGTGGGATCCCCCCGCATCTTTATTGGCAGTCTGATCAAGTCCACAACATTAAGTGGCGTAGAGGATCTGAACATCCTGGCTCCGTCTTCACTGCCAGAAATGGCCCTGTTCAACAATCAAACCTGTACGGGCGCTCCTTCTTGGGTCAGCACGACGAACTTTATTGATGATTGGAATCTGGATGCCGGTGCTCAGGGCGGCACAGCCTATGTCAGTGTCAAATTCCGAACAGCCACACTGGATGAATCCCCGTGTTACCACGACTCTATTCAATGGCCGACATACACCGCTCACACCATGTGCACCAACACCACTTCAAGTCTTTCCCGCGGACGGATTGTCGACTCCGGCGGCCTGGCAGGAGTATACCAGAATGATGAACTCTGCACCCTGGACCTGACACTGACCGGTCCCGCCAAGTTTTACATCGATCTGTTTGATACAGAAAGCGGCTATGACTTTGTAAGAATCTATGACAACGGCACCGAGGTCTTCAGTGAATCCGGTGTGGTTGCACCTATGCTAGTGAACACGACCTCCAACACGGTTCGTGTTGAGTTTGAATCCGACGGCAGCGTGACAGACAATGGCTTTGATATTCGCTGGGAAGCCACCGGGGCAGACCCGGCCCCAGCCCCCGTAATGACCCTGAATGGCGGCGATCCCATCGCAGTCAGTGCCACTGTCAGTGTCGCACTCAGCGCCCCTTCACCAATGAGCCAGACCTATCTGACCGAAGATTCCACCTGTTCCAATGGCGGAAGCTGGGCGACTTTTGCCGCTAACACAAACTGGACATTCTCTGACGCCACCTCCGGCCCAAAAAAGCTCTATGTCAAGTTCCGCGATGCCTTCAACAGCGAAACCTTTTGCTCTGCTGCGACGGTGACTCTGGAGGTTCCTGAAATCTTCATCGACTATCCAGCCACAGAAGACCAGATCGGCAACTCGCTGGAAGTGGGGGGCTATTGTTCTGTCCCGAACAAACAGGTTCAACTCAGCGGAACGCTGAGTGCGACAACCACCTGCACCGTGGATCAAGAGTGGTACTACACTCTTGACACTTCCAATCTTGCCAACAGCTCCACTGTGAATGTCACTGCCACACTCAAGGACAATGACGTCAATCTGGCCAGCGACAGCAAGACCTTCACAATCACCCGCACCCTGTCGATTCAATCTCCGGCCAACGGAGCCATCATCGGGCCCAACACACAATTCAGCGGTTCCTGCAACGTTGAAGGAGCCACCATCAACATCACAAGTCCGGTCACCACCTCCGCCACCTGCAGTGATGGCACGTGGTCTTCAGCCATCAATGTGCCTGGCGCTGACGGGGCTTCCATCACTTTCACAGCACATTTGATGCAAAATTCACTTGTTCAGGAAACCAAAACCGCCAGCTACACGCTGTCCACCACACCACCCACGATTCAGATCACCGGAGCCCCGTCGGGCGTCAGTGTCCTGAACTCAGTCAGTGTGAATTTCGGCGGCGCCTCAGTCAGTGCCTTCCGCTATAAATTCGGGAACTCTGCCGATTGCTCATCCTCGACCGGCTATATTGCAGAAGCTGCCGCTCCAGCCAACCGCACTCTGGATCTTTCCGCCCTCTCCAACGGCAACGTCACCGTCTGTGCGATCGGAAAAAGTAGCGTGAACGGGCTTTGGCAGGATTTTGCCTCTGCCACCAGTGTCAGCTGGACGAAAGATTCCGAAGTTGTGGCCTCGATCACCTCCAAAAACATTTCCATCAACGAAGGAACCACCAACAACGCCGTGACCTTTACACTGTCCGGAACCAAAACCTATGACGTGAAAGTTTACTACAATTATTTCGGTGATCAGATCTATATGGTCGACCACAACCTTGCCCCCGGCTTTGTCACCATTCCGGCAGGTTCCCTGTCAGCCTCCGTTTCTTATGACACTTTCGACAACGGTCTGACTGAAAATGATCGCAATCTCAGAATCTTTATCAGTCACACCGACCAAGCGGCGGTCCGCATCGGCACCACAAGTTTGGTCTATCATCTGATCAAGGACGACGATGCCGTCTTTACAACAGTGACCAAGATTGTCTCTGCTCGTTACAACCAATGTGCCATTTATTCTGACGGACGAATGTTCTGCTGGGGCGACAATTACAACGGTCAGCTTGGCGTCGGCCACAAAAACCGCGTCAGCACCCAGGTGGAACCTCTTGCTGGCTTCACGGTCCTGGATGTTTCCATCACTGACCAATACTTCTGCGCCATCACCACCGCAAAAAAACTCAAATGCTGGGGCTACAACTATTATGGACAACTGGGTAACGGCAACAACACCGAGCAGACCAGTCCGGCGGATGTCGACAGCGGCGAAAATTATGTCCAAGTTTCCACAGGTTCTCAGGGAGCCTGTGCCTTGACCGAGCTGGGTAAAGTCAAATGCTGGGGCCGCAACAATTCCGGAAGCGTCGGTGACGGTTCGACAACCGACCGGAACACCCCGGTCCTGATAGATGGAACCGTCACTTACACAAGTATTCACAGAAAATCCTCCACCGTGTGCGGCATCACGGATACGCAGGTGCTGAAGTGCTGGGGTGGAAACGGTCAACAGCAAATCATTCCAGGCAGCACCAGCAATGTACTTTCGCCAACAGTTGTGGACTCGGGCACAAGCTATCTGTCAATCGCCGCCGGCTCTACTGTTTGCGGGGTGACGACAGGTCAAAAGTTGAAGTGCTGGGGCTGGAATGGCAACTCGGTTGTCGGCGCCTTGACTGGCACCAATCCGGTCGTCAGCCCCACCACCATCGATGCCGCCACCAATTATCTTTCTGTCTCGGATGAAAGCGGCTATCGCTGTGCGATCACTGCCGCCAATGATTTGAAATGCTGGGGTGAAGTGCGAGGCACCGTCAGCTCGGAACAAGTCACGGTTCTGACCACACCCACGCTGGTCAACGATGGTATCAAATACACACAAATATCCATGGCATCATACGGCGCTTGCGGAATTTCCACTGACGGACAAATTGTCTGCATGGGGGACAACTACAACAACTGGTTTGAACCTGTGCCGGTCTTTGACATGGTTCCCCTAGATCCAAATACAACGATTGCCCACTATGGTGTGGGCTCTGCCGGAGCCTGTGCGATCAAAAGCAATGGCCAGGCCGTGTGCGTGGGAAGCTATGCGGGATCCGGGTACACAGTTTCCACACCGGCCGTTGTGGATAATGGCTCCGACTTTACCGGCGGAAAGGCCTCCCCTTCCAACAACGGCAGCTGTGTCATCAATGGCAGCGGACGCATGATGTGTGCCGGTGCCAATGGCTTCGGTGCCGTGGGTAACGAATCCATGGACTCTTCTGTTCAATACATGTCGGTGGTGGCACCTTCCGTGAGCTTTGCCATGACGGCCCGGGAAACTTTCTATTGCGGCTACGGACTGTCCACCGCCGGAAAACTGTATGCCTGGGGAGCAGAATCAAACTGTCCGAATCGAACCCCGACCATGGTGGATGGGGCCACCACTTACAAAACAGACTCTTTGGCCGTTGCCAGCAGTCTGGCCTGCGCCATCACGACGGGCGATCAGATCAAGTGCTATGGCTATGACGACGGCAAAGGCCATCTGGGTGGAGTCTCGCGCACCACGCCGACTGTTCTGGATGGCGCGACTCTTTATAAATCGATTGCTGTCTCTTATGCGCATATCTGCGGACTGACTTCTGCGGATAAGCTGAAATGCTGGGGGGCCAACAACCGGGGGAAGGTCGGAAACGGCACCACCACCAATACCAGTGTCCCTTACACGGTCGACTCAACAGAAAACTTCACGAAGCTGAGCGTGGGGACCGACGCGGTTTGCGCCATCACCAGTGGACAGGTTTTGAAATGCTGGGGTTACTGGGGAGATTACACCGGCAACTTGACGGTCACCTCTCCGACAGTGGTCAACGGCAGTGAATCCTATTTGGATATTCAGGTCGGCACCAATTCGGCCCTGGGACTGACCACCAGTGGAAAGTTGCACTATTGGCCTGCGGCCCGATTTGACCTGGCCCCGTTGGCAATTGCTTCAAGCCAGAGCTTCACCAGCATCAAAGGTCATGGCGAAGGTGGTCTATACTGCGCAATGAATTCGTCGGGGCATCTGTGGTGCTCGAAAAACAGATGGGATGGAAATTTCGTCTCAACCCCTCGCTATATGCCGTACCGACGACAGTAA